The following proteins are co-located in the Myroides profundi genome:
- a CDS encoding GNAT family N-acetyltransferase, with the protein MEIKITTEIDDGNAMAIKEILSSYNVSHTTHLSECINESLEITLAEEGEVIGGLLGRSLWGTLEIQNLAVKESHRGQGLGKKLMVAAEQVAVKRNCKYISLNTFSFQASDFYQSLGYEVFAEEKDYPLGYAKIYLRKVL; encoded by the coding sequence ATGGAAATAAAGATAACTACAGAGATAGATGATGGTAATGCGATGGCGATTAAGGAGATCTTATCTTCTTATAATGTAAGTCATACGACACATTTATCAGAATGTATCAATGAATCACTAGAGATTACTTTAGCGGAAGAAGGAGAGGTGATAGGCGGGTTATTGGGCCGTTCATTATGGGGAACACTAGAGATACAGAATCTCGCTGTGAAAGAGAGTCATAGAGGACAAGGTCTTGGTAAGAAACTCATGGTAGCAGCAGAGCAGGTAGCTGTAAAGCGCAACTGTAAGTATATATCACTGAATACTTTTTCGTTTCAAGCTTCTGACTTTTACCAATCTTTAGGTTATGAGGTTTTCGCAGAAGAGAAGGACTATCCTTTAGGGTATGCTAAGATATATCTGCGTAAGGTGTTGTAG
- a CDS encoding GNAT family N-acetyltransferase yields the protein MPIIDFSKLSFLLLLESHELKPFDCGDKDLNSFLFSKALHYKKELLATTFILENQERTIAYYTLFNDCLRVEDTTFTSKSAINRFLKTFLSHPKRHLKSFPAIKIGRLAIDETFKGLGLGRLIINTIINNAIEINNHQACKFITVDAYQTSLLFYERLGFKYLSDNDKNKDTRQMYLDLTQYI from the coding sequence ATGCCTATTATTGACTTTTCTAAACTAAGTTTTCTTCTACTATTAGAAAGTCATGAATTAAAACCTTTTGACTGTGGAGATAAAGACCTTAACTCTTTCTTATTTAGTAAAGCTTTACACTATAAAAAAGAATTATTAGCGACTACTTTTATTTTGGAAAATCAAGAACGAACGATTGCTTATTACACTCTTTTTAATGACTGTTTACGTGTAGAGGATACTACCTTTACAAGTAAAAGTGCAATTAATCGATTCTTAAAAACATTCCTTTCTCATCCTAAACGACATCTAAAATCCTTTCCTGCTATTAAAATAGGAAGATTAGCTATTGACGAAACATTTAAAGGTTTAGGATTAGGCAGACTAATCATTAATACAATAATCAATAATGCTATTGAAATAAATAATCATCAAGCTTGTAAGTTTATAACAGTTGATGCTTATCAAACATCATTGCTGTTTTACGAAAGGTTAGGTTTCAAATATTTATCAGATAATGATAAAAATAAAGATACAAGACAAATGTACCTTGACCTAACCCAATACATATAA